Proteins found in one Takifugu rubripes chromosome 17, fTakRub1.2, whole genome shotgun sequence genomic segment:
- the LOC105417621 gene encoding uncharacterized protein C4orf54 homolog, protein MEAAGETLTYGDVTGFHRKLLPEKVKDSPDDNDTMGKRDESSYADLNMKPDGVKTVKVTFTGEGNHLLLQCDRAQQRNHEAERKVLSEDLGEQSEDARPTVSGDPSLEPLSKLPNADRDSGNEQRRRAELDPGDKSDAARSESDELQYTDMYLNSKTESDDGASAVLSDYCGYETVENEPHYITTHEIQPTELDDDVDYDQGRGTCWDFEDNNLVFSFVDYASFESDETQEGTLILEGMNQTKMQPRLGGAVSTEQEESDLCDSEKSVSSDESEDKNRFANAGEIHLSIKASSRAMNEPVSIAHNAAHEYTKDFGDSSHCPLVSSGAIAEPFRDRAEYFIPAPGRQHLATKLRRKDINEYSSGASSSISELDDADKEVRNLTAKSFRSLACPYFDAINLSTSSESSLSEYGLNKWSSYMDWNYGNITKGEERRVIAHKTSNAFQMKNTMGDKRYGVKATQNKMYALHKATLSRQSSSSEIKDTVQTTQRGVTLNVRCNVTEPEVTRRTKCSKKGTVFARSGCAMQCHHTGGTGSTHKRAVFASSLLKNVISKKMQFEQERKLERGEICENHPALSPRFQLKDDNGDKERSQERDFQRQSSESGSGFNSTDDQHSGCSSCEPTEESGRRKAPEDFKKSVFETAKGLLSNTQNLNSSNEDKPEPVREVPPLSVSDAQTAKEGPETISIQSKLLFVPSCQLLSKKHFPKDLPSSATGSATGAPAASQQFAHNFSRGETEKGGKTPEIKICLRSVKESEGCALNIANLLTPKISYNSVGTFRTPGDADAKCHILSSFDKMPSFTVRDIRDTKCKFHTPIYHVRDVRKLVKSSYQFVSLDKSDSKCTTAADKLEEKEPVKHAPPSPIVIKCQSVNTNIKPHTAEASQKQAGNVCHPAPSENSPLHCMTSRLPYVVPRPPEIHTNADGKPMKQSLEKFEPREPKQAALEKLKAAVKTMEQLYVFDRNEWKRKTHTPQTAADSQPMPLIAGEEQGAEVEETKTDRIPQSNTVAGRPAEDKGAGDVKSPCNTDVSGTQSRESKTISNRSSLHFGKKACATSVNNPGPQSSILAVENSNTTAAPLAVKIESQKISPINPAVAQAGSDSENYLTIPGLGNASRVKLLNHEPVSQEVNPDVQQFRAIEQKKSPVLIEYPAVPSVLHHAGATTGFHTQQQVLCLSPSVPAVSPTPSTGDPQTQRKMLLDPTTGHYYLVDTPVQPPTRRLFDPETGQYVDVPMPPSPAAHVAPITPVPLSVSPLTLSPAAYAPTYMIYPGFVPSPTLPVQAVFPKQQYHSEKAGGDVISKSLRPEVTAPGSESAYYSATSEAPLGVPHQPGGPGHVTTRGGALSSDRKPVISITTQQGPRIIAPASFDGTTMSFVVEHR, encoded by the coding sequence ATGGAAGCAGCAGGGGAAACTCTCACTTACGGAGATGTCACCGGATTTCACAGGAAGCTGCTCCCGGAGAAGGTTAAGGACAGCCCGGACGACAACGACACCATGGGAAAACGCGATGAGTCCAGCTATGCAGACTTGAACATGAAACCAGACGGCGTAAAAACCGTAAAAGTAACTTTCACCGGTGAAGGAAATCACCTGCTCTTGCAATGCGACCGCGCACAGCAAAGGAATCATGAAGCGGAGAGGAAAGTCCTCTCGGAGGACTTGGGCGAGCAGTCAGAGGACGCACGCCCCACCGTGTCGGGGGACCCTTCTTTGGAACCACTGAGCAAACTTCCCAACGCTGATCGGGACTCTGGGAATGAGCAGCGGCGGCGCGCCGAGCTGGATCCGGGGGACAAGAGTGACGCTGCGCGCAGCGAGAGTGATGAGCTCCAGTACACCGACATGTATCTGAACAGTAAAACCGAGTCCGACGACGGTGCCAGCGCGGTGCTGTCCGACTACTGCGGCTACGAGACCGTTGAAAACGAGCCTCACTATATCACAACGCACGAAATCCAGCCAACCGAACTCGACGACGACGTAGATTACGACCAGGGGCGAGGCACCTGTTGGGATTTTGAAGACAACAATCTGGTGTTTTCCTTTGTGGATTACGCGTCTTTCGAGAGCGATGAAACGCAGGAGGGGACTCTGATACTGGAAGGCATGAACCAAACCAAAATGCAGCCCCGTCTTGGAGGAGCAGTGAGCACcgagcaggaggagagtgatcTTTGTGACTCGGAAAAAAGTGTGAGCTCGGATGAAAGCGAGGACAAAAACAGATTTGCGAATGCGGGGGAGATTCATTTATCAATTAAAGCATCCTCCAGGGCGATGAATGAGCCTGTCAGCATCGCTCACAACGCCGCACACGAGTACACAAAAGACTTTGGAGACAGTAGCCACTGCCCTCTTGTGAGCTCTGGCGCCATAGCAGAGCCGTTCCGTGACAGAGCCGAGTATTTCATTCCTGCTCCGGGCCGTCAGCACCTGGCAACCAAATTAAGACGGAAAGATATTAATGAGTATTCAAGCGGAGCGTCCAGTTCCATAAGTGAGCTGGACGATGCGGATAAAGAGGTGCGTAATTTAACCGCCAAATCTTTCCGCAGCTTGGCATGTCCATACTTCGATGCCATTAATCTTAGCACTTCTAGTGAGTCCTCTCTGTCGGAATATGGGCTAAATAAATGGTCATCTTATATGGATTGGAACTATGGAAACATTACGAAGGGTGAAGAGCGGCGCGTCATTGCGCACAAAACATCTAATGCTTTCCAAATGAAGAATACTATGGGCGATAAAAGGTACGGTGTGAAAGCTACTCAAAACAAAATGTACGCACTACACAAGGCGACACTTTCTCGGCAGTCTTCCTCTTCCGAAATTAAAGACACCGTTCAGACAACACAGCGTGGCGTCACGTTGAATGTGCGATGTAACGTTACCGAGCCTGAAGTCACCAGACGCACAAAGTGTTCCAAAAAGGGGACTGTGTTCGCCAGATCAGGGTGCGCCATGCAGTGCCATCACACAGGcggcacaggaagcacacacaaAAGAGCTGTTTTTGCATCGAGCCTATTGAAAAATGTGATTTCAAAAAAGATGCAGTTTGAACAGGAGCGCAAATTGGAGAGGGGGGAAATTTGCGAAAACCACCCGGCGCTGTCCCCGCGTTTTCAACTCAAAGATGACAATGGCGACAAAGAAAGGAGCCAGGAAAGAGACTTCCAAAGGCAATCGTCGGAGTCGGGCTCAGGCTTTAACTCTACTGATGACCAACACAGCGGCTGCAGTTCCTGTGAGCCTACAGAGGagtcaggaagaagaaaagcgccagaggattttaaaaaatcagtGTTTGAAACGGCAAAAGGGCTGCTTAGCAACACACAAAATCTGAATTCATCCAACGAAGATAAACCTGAGCCTGTCAGGGAAGTGCCGCCGTTATCTGTAAGTGACGCACAGACAGCAAAAGAAGGGCCAGAAACCATCAGCATACAGTCAAAATTGCTCTTTGTTCCAAGCTGCCAGCTCCTCTCGAAGAAACATTTTCCAAAAGACCTACCAAGTTCTGCGACAGGCTCCGCGACAGGTGCACCTGCTGCCTCACAACAGTTCGCCCACAACTTCAGCCGGGGAGAAACtgagaaaggagggaaaacccCTGAGATTAAAATATGTTTGAGAAGTGTGAAGGAAAGTGAAGGCTGCGCACTGAATATCGCCAACTTGTTAACCCCCAAAATAAGTTACAATAGTGTCGGCACCTTCAGGACACCTGGAGATGCTGATGCGAAATGCCATATACTGTCTTCCTTCGATAAGATGCCAAGTTTTACTGTCAGAGACATAAGAGACACTAAATGCAAGTTTCATACGCCGATATATCACGTCAGAGATGTCCGTAAATTGGTCAAGAGTTCGTATCAGTTTGTTTCTCTGGATAAAAGTGACAGCAAATGCACCACAGCAGCTGATAAACTGGAGGAAAAGGAGCCAGTTAAACACGCCCCACCATCTCCCATCGTCATTAAATGTCAGTCAGTGAATACAAACATCAAACCGCACACAGCCGAGGCGTCTCAGAAACAAGCAGGAAATGTGTGCCACCCGGCACCAAGTGAAAACTCCCCGCTCCACTGCATGACGAGCAGGTTACCGTACGTGGTGCCAAGGCCGCCAGAAATTCACACAAATGCCGACGGCAAGCCGATgaaacagagcctggagaaaTTTGAGCCAAGAGAACCGAAACAGGCCGCGTTGGAGAAGCTGAAAGCCGCCGTTAAGACAATGGAGCAGCTCTATGTTTTCGACAGGAATGAGTGGAAGCGTAAAACTCACACTCCGCAGACGGCCGCAGACAGTCAGCCGATGCCTCTCATCGCTGGCGAGGAAcaaggagctgaggtggaggaaaCCAAAACGGACAGGATTCCTCAATCCAACACAGTAGCAGGGAGACCAGCGGAAGACAAGGGGGCAGGAGATGTAAAGTCCCCCTGCAACACTGATGTGTCCGGAACACAGTCCCGGGAAAGCAAAACAATCAGCAACAGAAGTAGTCTCCACTTTGGGAAGAAGGCATGTGCGACCTCTGTCAATAACCCTGGTCCACAAAGCTCCATATTGGCCGTGGAGAACtccaacacaacagcagctccgCTAGCAGTAAAGATAGAGTCCCAGAAAATCAGTCCGATCAATCCCGCAGTGGCGCAGGCCGGCTCAGATTCGGAGAATTACCTGACCATACCAGGGCTGGGTAACGCCAGTCGGGTCAAGCTGCTGAACCATGAACCCGTTTCGCAGGAGGTGAATCCAGATGTGCAACAATTCAGAGCAATAGAGCAGAAAAAGTCCCCAGTGCTAATAGAGTACCCAGCCGTCCCCAGTGTCCTCCATCACGCAGGGGCCACAACAGGGTTTCATACGCAACAGCAGGTACTAtgtctctctccttctgtcccaGCTGTCTCACCTACACCTTCTACTGGAGACCCACAAACCCAACGCAAAATGCTTTTGGACCCCACGACGGGCCATTATTACCTGGTGGACACACCTGTCCAGCCCCCGACCAGGAGGTTGTTTGACCCTGAGACAGGCCAATATGTTGACGTACCGatgcctccttctcctgcagcacatgTCGCCCCCATCACCCCTGtgcctctctctgtgtctcctctgACACTGAGCCCAGCAGCATACGCCCCCACCTACATGATTTACCCTGGCTTCGTCCCGTCGCCAACGTTACCAGTGCAGGCCGTGTTTCCCAAGCAACAGTATCACTCTGAAAAAGCAGGAGGGGATGTCATATCCAAAAGCCTTCGACCGGAAGTCACTGCACCAGGAAGTGAGAGCGCGTATTACAGCGCGACAAGTGAAGCCCCGCTAGGGGTGCCACACCAACCTGGAGGCCCGGGACATGTGACCACGAGAGGAGGCGCACTGAGCTCTGACAGGAAGCCCGTTATCAGCATCACTACACAACAAGGTCCAAGAATTATCGCCCCAGCCTCCTTTGATGGAACAACGATGAGCTTTGTAGTGGAGCATCGGTAA